Proteins from a genomic interval of Corynebacterium deserti GIMN1.010:
- a CDS encoding helix-turn-helix domain-containing protein, with protein MPCAGEARKQAKLSQEEVAHLSGLHRTYISLVERGGRNISVLNLLSITGVLGVDVGDIVTGLIREPQIKP; from the coding sequence ATCCCCTGCGCAGGAGAGGCCCGTAAGCAGGCGAAACTCTCCCAGGAGGAAGTGGCTCATCTCTCCGGTTTACACCGGACCTATATCAGCCTGGTCGAACGCGGGGGACGTAATATCAGCGTGCTGAACTTGCTCTCTATTACAGGAGTGCTAGGGGTGGATGTGGGTGATATCGTCACGGGGCTGATCCGGGAGCCACAGATTAAACCTTGA
- a CDS encoding helix-turn-helix domain-containing protein — protein MSSKSPKVEQAQARVEAGEPKTTIAKDLGVSRATLYRALSAPEL, from the coding sequence CTGAGCAGTAAGAGTCCTAAAGTAGAACAAGCCCAAGCTCGAGTGGAGGCAGGGGAACCCAAAACCACTATTGCTAAAGACCTTGGCGTTAGTAGAGCCACCTTATATAGGGCGCTATCTGCTCCTGAGTTATAG
- a CDS encoding SPFH domain-containing protein, with the protein MSSIEERTPGAVATEPVGHEGARVSINEKKVWSLGAGPAAFALLAMIVLMIVSGVFFAQSINTLENDGGGALAVTGLVASIVVFTVALVVTITSVKVVSPGHTLTVQFFGRYIGTLRRTGLSFVPPLSVSKKVSVRVRNFETNEAKVNDYNGNPINIAAIIVWQVADTAQASFSVEDFEEFLHQQAESALRHVATQHPYDSPVDGRVSLRGATDEVSEELADEVAQRAAVAGLEIVEARISSLSYAPEIAQAMLQRQQASAIVDAREKIVEGAVTMVETALDQLEQREIVDLDPERRAAMVSNLLVVLCSDTNAQPIVNAGSLYQ; encoded by the coding sequence ATGAGCAGCATAGAAGAGCGCACTCCTGGAGCTGTCGCCACAGAACCAGTTGGACACGAGGGCGCACGCGTCAGTATTAATGAGAAGAAAGTGTGGTCTTTGGGCGCAGGTCCAGCAGCTTTCGCACTGCTCGCAATGATTGTGCTCATGATTGTCAGTGGAGTTTTCTTCGCTCAATCCATCAACACTCTAGAAAATGATGGCGGTGGAGCACTTGCGGTTACGGGACTGGTTGCCAGCATCGTCGTTTTCACTGTTGCATTGGTGGTCACCATAACTTCGGTGAAGGTGGTCAGCCCTGGACATACTCTGACTGTGCAGTTCTTTGGACGCTACATCGGAACTCTGCGTCGGACTGGGTTGTCTTTCGTTCCCCCACTGTCTGTGTCAAAGAAAGTGTCCGTGAGGGTCCGCAACTTTGAAACCAACGAAGCCAAAGTTAATGATTACAACGGAAACCCCATCAACATTGCAGCGATCATCGTGTGGCAGGTAGCCGATACCGCACAGGCCAGCTTCTCTGTGGAAGATTTCGAAGAGTTCCTGCACCAGCAGGCCGAGTCCGCATTGCGTCACGTGGCAACCCAGCACCCTTACGACTCCCCAGTTGACGGCCGTGTTTCCTTGCGTGGCGCCACCGATGAGGTCAGTGAAGAACTCGCAGATGAGGTGGCACAACGAGCAGCTGTTGCAGGGCTTGAAATCGTCGAAGCCCGCATCTCTTCTTTGAGTTACGCACCGGAAATTGCACAGGCGATGCTGCAGCGCCAGCAGGCTTCCGCGATTGTTGATGCCCGCGAAAAGATCGTCGAGGGTGCAGTCACCATGGTGGAAACCGCGCTTGACCAGCTTGAGCAACGTGAAATTGTGGATTTGGATCCAGAGCGACGCGCCGCGATGGTTTCCAACCTGTTGGTTGTGTTGTGTTCCGACACCAATGCTCAGCCAATCGTCAACGCCGGTAGCCTCTACCAATAA
- a CDS encoding DNA-3-methyladenine glycosylase I — protein MSSLIVGADGLSRPSWAAQDPLMRDYYDTEWGMPIRDEQGLFERISLEAFQSGLSWATILRKRDDFRAAFSQFDPELVAKFTDADIERLMEDAGIVRNKRKILATINNAKATLQLREKGGLVEFVWGFKPDETPRPETLEEIPTQSPESVALSKALKKEGFSFVGPTTMFALMEAIGIVDTHLVGSHRRGSSGVWA, from the coding sequence ATGAGTTCATTAATCGTTGGCGCGGACGGCCTCAGCCGCCCGAGTTGGGCTGCGCAAGATCCCCTGATGCGCGATTATTATGACACCGAATGGGGCATGCCGATTCGCGATGAGCAGGGATTATTCGAAAGAATCAGCCTGGAAGCTTTTCAATCCGGGCTGTCCTGGGCAACCATCTTGCGCAAGCGCGATGATTTCCGCGCAGCTTTCTCTCAATTCGATCCGGAATTAGTCGCAAAATTCACCGACGCTGACATCGAACGCCTCATGGAGGACGCCGGCATCGTGCGCAACAAACGTAAAATTTTGGCCACCATTAACAACGCCAAAGCCACCCTTCAATTGCGTGAGAAGGGTGGCTTGGTGGAATTTGTATGGGGTTTCAAACCGGATGAAACCCCACGGCCGGAAACCCTGGAGGAGATTCCGACACAGTCACCGGAGTCAGTTGCACTGTCTAAGGCGCTGAAGAAGGAAGGTTTTTCCTTCGTTGGTCCCACGACGATGTTTGCCCTGATGGAAGCCATAGGAATCGTCGATACCCATTTGGTGGGCAGCCATCGCCGTGGAAGTTCTGGGGTGTGGGCTTAG
- a CDS encoding globin domain-containing protein, translated as MIVSTQPITDRSALKPEHAEVIKATLPLVGSKINEITPVFYNKMFTAHPELIANTFNRGNQKQGDQQKALAASIATFATMLVTPDAPDPVQLLSRIGHKHVSLGITADQYNIVHEHLFAAIVEVLGAETVTAPVAEAWDAVYWMMASVLIGFENSLYASNDLEPGDVFREVTVTAKKQISATVWEYTLAGELVAPEPGQYTSVGVVLDDGARQLRQYSLLGGSSSEYRIAVEDNGEVSGFLRDRVSVGDKIEATIAAGDLVLNKDTNPVVLISQGIGSTPMVGMLAGMNPERDVVVLHADQAESTYAQVEEVQGLVDKLPKAAFEIFYRDNDQWLEVAGRIPSGASVYLCGGVEFLKNVREQIEALDEQPRDVNFELFAPNDWLIS; from the coding sequence GTGATTGTTTCCACCCAGCCCATCACAGACCGCAGCGCACTGAAACCAGAACACGCAGAGGTAATCAAAGCAACGCTTCCACTAGTGGGCAGCAAGATCAATGAGATCACGCCGGTTTTCTACAACAAGATGTTCACGGCTCACCCAGAGCTGATCGCTAACACCTTCAACCGTGGCAACCAGAAGCAGGGCGATCAGCAGAAGGCACTGGCTGCGTCAATCGCAACATTTGCCACCATGCTGGTTACTCCTGATGCTCCGGACCCAGTTCAGCTGCTGTCCCGCATTGGTCACAAGCACGTGTCCCTCGGCATTACTGCTGATCAGTACAACATTGTTCACGAGCACCTTTTTGCCGCAATCGTTGAGGTTTTGGGAGCGGAAACTGTCACCGCACCTGTCGCTGAAGCTTGGGATGCCGTGTACTGGATGATGGCTAGCGTGCTCATCGGTTTCGAGAACAGCCTGTACGCATCCAACGATCTGGAGCCTGGCGATGTCTTCCGCGAAGTCACCGTCACTGCAAAGAAGCAGATCAGCGCAACCGTCTGGGAATACACCCTGGCAGGCGAGCTGGTTGCCCCAGAACCAGGTCAGTACACCTCCGTTGGAGTCGTGCTTGACGACGGCGCCCGCCAGCTGCGCCAGTACAGCTTGCTCGGCGGCTCCAGCTCCGAGTACCGCATTGCGGTTGAAGATAATGGCGAGGTTTCTGGATTCCTGCGTGATCGCGTATCCGTTGGTGACAAGATCGAAGCCACCATCGCAGCCGGTGACCTGGTCTTAAACAAGGACACCAACCCAGTCGTGCTGATTTCCCAGGGCATCGGCTCCACCCCCATGGTGGGCATGCTCGCAGGTATGAACCCAGAACGTGACGTGGTAGTTTTGCACGCTGACCAGGCCGAGTCCACCTACGCGCAGGTGGAGGAAGTGCAGGGGCTCGTCGACAAGCTCCCTAAGGCTGCGTTTGAAATCTTCTACCGTGACAACGATCAGTGGCTCGAGGTCGCCGGCCGCATTCCATCAGGTGCATCCGTGTACCTGTGTGGTGGCGTGGAATTCTTGAAGAACGTGCGTGAGCAGATCGAGGCGCTCGATGAGCAGCCTCGCGACGTAAACTTCGAGCTCTTTGCACCAAACGACTGGCTGATTTCCTAA
- a CDS encoding DUF1707 SHOCT-like domain-containing protein, whose protein sequence is MGEQFPGDQNIRVSDSERSAALAALGQFYAEGRLTMQETDERCEAVADAKDRSDLNKIFFDLPYQEIVAVDRVEPTYTASEVATLHRNGARPRAGILGLTTVAAITGTAVLSSTTPFAAVLLALIPIVFILLYVMKVGPDSWYAPTPRQLERRRMAELREKEKRRDLELKAQRRERTHALTTRALDAAETVFETKPWKRK, encoded by the coding sequence ATGGGCGAACAATTTCCGGGCGATCAAAACATCAGAGTTAGTGACAGCGAACGATCAGCAGCATTAGCAGCACTCGGTCAGTTCTACGCAGAAGGCCGACTCACCATGCAGGAGACCGACGAACGCTGTGAAGCCGTCGCCGACGCCAAAGACCGCAGCGACCTCAACAAAATCTTCTTCGACCTCCCCTATCAAGAGATCGTGGCCGTCGATCGAGTCGAGCCCACCTATACCGCCTCGGAAGTTGCCACCCTCCACCGAAATGGCGCACGCCCACGCGCAGGCATTTTGGGACTCACCACCGTTGCAGCCATCACCGGCACCGCCGTCCTGAGCAGCACAACCCCATTTGCAGCCGTGCTATTGGCTTTGATTCCCATCGTGTTCATCCTGCTCTATGTCATGAAAGTGGGACCCGATTCCTGGTACGCGCCAACTCCCCGACAACTAGAACGACGACGCATGGCAGAGCTTCGCGAAAAGGAAAAGCGCCGCGATCTAGAGCTGAAGGCGCAGCGCCGCGAACGAACCCACGCTTTGACCACCAGAGCTTTGGACGCTGCAGAAACAGTGTTTGAGACAAAACCGTGGAAGAGGAAGTAA
- a CDS encoding NADPH-dependent F420 reductase, producing MTSSQPTIAILGAGRVGSSLARSFVNAGYTVNVAGSGAVDKIALTAEILMPGARPMVAADAVKDADVVILAVPLHKFRGVDKDMLTGKIVIDTMNHWVPVNGEMEEFDLDPRSTSEIIAEHFPGARVVKSLNHIGYHEIEQDAHTGRAVAYATDDAEAGAVVAHMIDRIGFTPINIGALSHGRVLEPGQKAFGAQLHEGFDFGDLADQAS from the coding sequence ATGACTTCTTCACAGCCCACCATCGCAATCCTCGGCGCAGGTCGCGTGGGATCGTCGCTTGCGCGATCCTTCGTCAACGCAGGCTACACCGTCAACGTTGCAGGTTCCGGCGCTGTGGACAAGATTGCTCTCACCGCAGAAATCCTCATGCCCGGCGCGCGACCAATGGTCGCTGCCGACGCAGTGAAGGACGCTGACGTGGTCATTCTTGCGGTACCACTGCACAAATTCCGCGGCGTGGACAAGGATATGCTCACAGGCAAGATCGTTATCGATACTATGAACCACTGGGTTCCTGTCAACGGCGAGATGGAAGAGTTTGATCTCGATCCTCGCAGCACCTCTGAGATTATTGCCGAACACTTCCCAGGCGCTCGTGTAGTGAAGTCCCTCAATCACATTGGCTACCACGAGATTGAGCAAGATGCCCACACCGGGCGCGCCGTTGCCTATGCCACCGATGATGCTGAGGCCGGAGCTGTTGTTGCGCACATGATTGACCGCATTGGCTTCACCCCGATCAATATCGGGGCACTCTCGCATGGTCGAGTCTTGGAGCCAGGGCAAAAAGCCTTCGGTGCGCAGTTACACGAAGGCTTTGATTTCGGGGATTTGGCTGACCAAGCTAGCTAG
- a CDS encoding PRD domain-containing protein — translation MLNNNVVLAVKDGAEVVLTGWGVGFQQKPGNEVDTSKVKQVFVPENNRDADHMASLLAEVPLEYLDISTEVIKSVSAELDSPIGSATVVALADHLQMAVKRNELEPELSAKPNPLSAEVHHLYPTETRLAGFIVEQTNAWLSGKGIDPLPDSETVAIALHLVNAGFRTEDLAETYLMTGVFEQLFEVIDSSFDITIDRQSVNAARFITHMRYFFVRVHNEAQLYDGMSVLRDSLAVSHPDSVACAERLAHILSLRLGSELSSDEQTYLALHVARLAEDKGEQNKTQAHS, via the coding sequence GTGCTCAACAATAATGTTGTGCTCGCCGTTAAAGATGGTGCTGAGGTGGTGCTCACCGGATGGGGCGTGGGGTTTCAACAAAAACCCGGCAATGAGGTTGATACCTCCAAAGTGAAGCAAGTGTTCGTGCCAGAGAACAACCGCGACGCCGACCATATGGCGAGCCTGCTGGCAGAGGTGCCTCTGGAGTATTTGGACATCTCCACCGAAGTGATCAAGTCAGTGTCGGCGGAGTTGGATTCCCCCATTGGCAGCGCCACGGTGGTTGCGTTGGCTGATCACCTTCAGATGGCCGTCAAACGTAATGAGTTGGAGCCAGAACTGAGCGCGAAACCGAATCCGCTGAGCGCTGAAGTGCATCATTTGTATCCCACAGAAACACGGCTCGCTGGGTTTATTGTGGAACAAACTAATGCGTGGTTGAGCGGGAAAGGTATCGATCCGCTTCCAGATTCTGAAACCGTGGCAATTGCATTACACCTGGTGAATGCAGGTTTCCGAACCGAAGACCTCGCGGAAACCTACCTCATGACCGGTGTGTTTGAGCAGCTATTTGAAGTGATTGATTCATCCTTCGACATCACCATCGACCGGCAATCTGTCAACGCTGCCCGTTTTATCACTCACATGCGGTACTTCTTTGTGCGTGTTCATAACGAGGCGCAGCTTTACGACGGCATGTCAGTGCTGCGCGATAGTTTGGCGGTGTCCCATCCCGATTCCGTTGCCTGTGCGGAACGTCTTGCCCACATTTTAAGTCTTAGACTTGGTTCAGAGTTGTCCTCGGATGAGCAGACGTATCTTGCTTTGCATGTGGCGCGCCTGGCCGAAGACAAGGGAGAGCAAAACAAGACGCAGGCACACAGCTAG
- a CDS encoding glycoside hydrolase family 1 protein → MTTFPQGFLWGGATAANQIEGAFNEGGKGLSIQDVMPNGLATPPTEEPTEDNLKLKGIDFYHTYVEDIALFAEMGFKTFRFSIAWSRIFPNGDEQEPNEEGLAFYDRVLDELEKHGIEPLVTLSHYETPLGLARQYGGWRNREMIGFFTHYAETVFNRYKGRIRYWLTFNEINAVLHNPFMAGGIEVPRSELSESELYQAVHHELVASALATKIAHEIDSENQVGCMVIAVPRYGITPDPKDQLAAQQRSHSDYAFGDIHVRGYYPGYLLRELREKGVELDITDADREALTNTVDFVSFSYYMSVCEAYDPENYSTGGGNIIGGVSNPTLEASEWGWQIDPIGLRIVLNDFWDRWQKPLFIVENGLGAKDVLVSDPDAADGHTVEDDYRISYLNDHLVQVGEAIADGVELLGYTTWGPIDLVSASTAQMSKRYGFIYVDRNDDGSGTLKRYKKKSFNWFRDVIASNGETLQG, encoded by the coding sequence ATGACCACATTCCCACAAGGATTCCTCTGGGGCGGCGCAACTGCTGCAAACCAAATCGAAGGCGCTTTCAACGAAGGCGGCAAAGGACTGTCCATTCAAGATGTCATGCCCAATGGCCTGGCCACCCCTCCCACCGAAGAACCAACCGAGGACAATCTGAAGCTTAAGGGCATCGATTTTTACCACACCTACGTTGAAGACATCGCGCTGTTTGCAGAAATGGGATTTAAAACGTTCCGTTTCTCTATCGCCTGGTCACGCATCTTCCCCAACGGCGATGAACAGGAACCCAACGAAGAAGGCCTGGCGTTTTATGACCGTGTGCTTGATGAATTGGAAAAGCACGGCATCGAGCCCCTAGTGACGCTGAGCCACTATGAAACTCCGCTGGGGTTGGCTCGTCAATACGGTGGTTGGCGCAACCGCGAGATGATTGGTTTTTTCACTCACTACGCAGAGACGGTGTTCAACCGCTATAAGGGACGCATCCGCTACTGGTTGACCTTTAACGAGATCAATGCCGTGCTCCATAATCCATTCATGGCTGGTGGTATCGAAGTTCCTCGCTCCGAGCTGTCCGAGTCCGAGCTCTACCAGGCGGTTCACCACGAGCTGGTGGCCAGTGCCTTGGCAACCAAGATCGCTCATGAGATTGATTCTGAGAACCAGGTCGGCTGCATGGTCATCGCGGTGCCTCGTTACGGCATCACTCCTGACCCCAAGGATCAGCTGGCAGCACAGCAGCGCTCCCACTCAGACTATGCCTTCGGCGATATTCACGTGCGTGGTTACTACCCGGGATACTTGCTGCGTGAACTGCGCGAGAAGGGAGTGGAACTAGACATCACCGATGCCGACCGCGAGGCCCTTACTAACACTGTCGACTTCGTTTCCTTCTCCTACTACATGTCGGTGTGCGAAGCCTACGACCCGGAGAACTACAGCACCGGTGGTGGCAACATCATCGGCGGCGTTAGCAACCCAACCCTGGAAGCATCCGAATGGGGATGGCAGATCGACCCCATTGGCTTGCGCATTGTCCTCAACGACTTTTGGGACCGCTGGCAGAAGCCACTGTTCATTGTGGAAAACGGACTGGGAGCAAAAGACGTGCTAGTTAGTGATCCCGATGCGGCCGACGGCCACACCGTCGAGGACGACTACCGTATTTCCTACCTCAACGACCACTTGGTGCAGGTTGGCGAAGCAATCGCCGACGGCGTGGAGCTTTTGGGCTACACCACCTGGGGTCCAATCGACCTGGTCTCTGCCTCTACTGCTCAGATGTCCAAGCGATATGGTTTCATTTATGTCGACCGCAATGACGACGGCTCCGGCACCTTGAAGCGCTACAAGAAAAAGTCCTTCAACTGGTTCCGCGACGTCATCGCCAGCAACGGCGAGACCTTGCAGGGCTAA
- a CDS encoding PTS beta-glucoside transporter subunit IIBCA, whose product MATKTDFGPLVADVAEALGGPDNVRSVTHCATRLRFKIKDSDKADLKRVGEIDGVITAINAGGQHQVVIGNDVPLAYQALLDVPGMRAKGIKDGDTEATVDDGDEGSSDKNLLNKFIDLISALFSPIVWALAGIGLGKAGLTLATTIGVLDTESSTYAIFNAMFDGLFYFLPFFLAVTAAKRFKVNQFIAMAIVAALLHPTLEAMVGAEGVTFLGLPLTMMSYSSSVIPVIVGVWLAGYLQRWFEKVLPGAVRNFFTPLLVLLIMVPLVLFTIGPVTIGAANALSAGIGFLFDTVPWLAGAVLGAFWQVFVMFGLHWGLIPVMLNDIATQGFSYIMAPLMAAIFGQVGAAIAVWIRTKNPEVKKVAGPGVLSGFLAGVTEPIIYGVNLPLKYPFYAGAVAGGIGGSIIAVGGNAFDSFVFPSVMAFAATLSIGSFMAQLIGSSVALVLGFVFTIVLFRKGEKEEKVEGSVDKQKSVATPNVAAAVSGTYVPLAEIPDKVFSSGVMGDGFGIVPDNGEVVSPVEGTLIAVQKSGHAYGIRGDNGVEVLVHVGMDTVKMGGKGFEILVARGEHVRAGQPLVKVDLRAIAEAGFDPTTAVIVTNSKKLEGLQVSNVDGHVDAGDVVMRMEA is encoded by the coding sequence ATGGCAACGAAAACAGATTTCGGCCCTTTAGTGGCTGATGTCGCAGAGGCTCTTGGTGGGCCAGACAATGTACGCAGCGTGACGCACTGTGCGACGAGGCTTCGTTTCAAGATTAAGGATTCCGACAAAGCAGATCTCAAGCGTGTCGGTGAGATCGATGGTGTGATTACCGCGATCAACGCTGGTGGACAACACCAAGTGGTCATTGGCAACGATGTGCCGTTGGCGTATCAGGCACTGCTGGACGTTCCAGGCATGCGGGCAAAAGGTATCAAAGATGGTGATACTGAGGCGACTGTAGATGACGGCGATGAAGGATCATCAGACAAGAACCTGCTGAATAAGTTCATCGACCTGATCTCTGCACTGTTCTCACCCATCGTGTGGGCATTGGCTGGTATTGGATTGGGCAAGGCGGGCCTGACGCTGGCAACCACCATTGGTGTGCTTGATACTGAGTCCAGCACCTATGCGATTTTCAACGCGATGTTTGATGGCTTGTTCTACTTCCTGCCGTTCTTCCTGGCAGTGACAGCAGCTAAGCGCTTTAAGGTGAACCAGTTCATCGCGATGGCTATCGTTGCGGCTTTGTTGCACCCCACGTTGGAAGCCATGGTGGGAGCTGAAGGAGTGACATTCCTGGGGCTGCCGCTGACCATGATGTCGTATTCATCTTCGGTTATTCCAGTCATTGTGGGTGTGTGGTTGGCAGGCTACCTGCAAAGGTGGTTTGAAAAGGTACTGCCTGGTGCGGTTCGAAACTTCTTTACTCCGCTGCTGGTGCTGCTCATTATGGTTCCACTGGTGCTGTTTACTATCGGTCCTGTCACCATTGGTGCGGCAAATGCGCTGTCTGCCGGAATTGGATTCCTTTTTGATACCGTTCCATGGTTGGCGGGAGCTGTGCTGGGTGCATTCTGGCAGGTCTTCGTGATGTTTGGTTTGCATTGGGGACTGATTCCGGTGATGCTCAACGACATCGCAACTCAAGGGTTCTCCTACATAATGGCGCCACTTATGGCGGCGATCTTCGGCCAGGTGGGTGCAGCGATTGCTGTCTGGATTCGTACCAAGAACCCAGAGGTGAAAAAGGTTGCAGGACCTGGCGTGTTGTCGGGATTCTTGGCTGGTGTAACTGAGCCAATCATTTACGGTGTGAATCTCCCACTGAAGTACCCGTTCTACGCTGGTGCTGTTGCAGGTGGCATCGGTGGCAGCATCATCGCGGTTGGTGGCAATGCCTTTGACTCCTTTGTCTTCCCATCGGTGATGGCCTTTGCTGCAACGTTGAGCATCGGTAGCTTCATGGCACAGCTTATTGGATCGTCAGTTGCACTGGTGTTGGGCTTCGTGTTCACCATCGTGCTGTTTAGGAAGGGTGAAAAGGAAGAGAAGGTGGAGGGAAGCGTCGATAAGCAAAAAAGCGTTGCGACGCCGAATGTGGCTGCTGCGGTGAGTGGCACCTACGTTCCACTGGCAGAGATACCGGACAAGGTGTTTTCCTCTGGTGTCATGGGTGATGGTTTTGGCATCGTGCCGGACAATGGCGAGGTGGTGTCGCCAGTGGAGGGCACCCTGATTGCAGTGCAGAAATCTGGGCACGCGTACGGCATTCGTGGGGATAATGGCGTTGAAGTGCTCGTGCATGTGGGTATGGATACCGTCAAGATGGGTGGCAAGGGATTTGAGATCCTCGTGGCTCGTGGTGAGCACGTTCGGGCAGGTCAGCCACTGGTTAAGGTGGATTTGAGGGCAATTGCCGAGGCTGGATTTGACCCAACAACGGCGGTGATTGTGACCAACTCGAAGAAGCTGGAGGGGCTGCAGGTATCGAACGTCGACGGACATGTCGATGCAGGAGATGTGGTGATGCGGATGGAAGCGTAA
- a CDS encoding pyridoxal phosphate-dependent aminotransferase, which produces MTTDKRKTSKTTDTATKAVGADQAARPTRRTTRRIFDQSEKMKDVLYEIRGPVAAEAERMELDGHNILKLNTGNPAVFGFDAPDVIMRDMIANLPTSQGYSTSKGIIPARRAVVTRYEVVPGFPRFDVEDVFLGNGVSELITMTTQALLNDGDEVLIPAPDYPLWTAATSLAGGKPVHYLCDEEDDWNPSIEDIRSKVTDKTKAIVVINPNNPTGAVYPRKVLEQIVEIAREHDLLILADEIYDRILYDDAEHISLATLAPDLLCITYNGLSKAYRVAGYRAGWMVITGPKQYARGFIEGLELLAGTRLCPNVPAQHAIQVALGGRQSIYDLTGEHGRLLEQRNVTWEKLNEIPGVSCVKPMGALYAFPKLDPNVYEIHDDTQLMLDLLRAEKILMVQGTGFNWPKPDHFRVVTLPWASQLENAIERLGNFLSTYKQ; this is translated from the coding sequence GTGACTACAGACAAGCGCAAAACCTCTAAGACCACCGACACCGCCACCAAGGCTGTGGGCGCGGATCAGGCGGCGCGTCCCACTCGGCGAACCACTCGCCGCATCTTCGATCAGTCGGAGAAGATGAAGGACGTGTTGTACGAGATCCGTGGCCCGGTGGCCGCGGAGGCGGAACGCATGGAGCTCGATGGACATAACATCCTCAAGCTCAACACGGGCAACCCTGCTGTTTTCGGTTTCGATGCCCCTGACGTGATCATGCGCGACATGATCGCCAATCTTCCCACCTCCCAGGGATACTCCACATCCAAAGGCATTATCCCTGCTCGTCGTGCTGTGGTGACTCGTTATGAAGTCGTCCCAGGTTTTCCTCGTTTTGATGTCGAAGACGTCTTCTTGGGCAATGGTGTGTCAGAGCTGATCACCATGACCACCCAGGCTCTACTTAATGACGGCGACGAAGTGCTTATCCCAGCACCGGATTACCCCTTGTGGACTGCCGCTACTTCACTCGCAGGTGGCAAGCCAGTGCACTACCTTTGCGATGAGGAAGATGACTGGAACCCATCCATCGAGGACATCCGCTCCAAGGTGACGGATAAGACCAAGGCTATCGTTGTCATCAACCCCAACAACCCAACGGGTGCTGTCTACCCACGCAAGGTGTTGGAACAGATCGTCGAGATCGCCCGCGAGCATGACCTGCTGATCCTGGCTGATGAAATCTACGACCGCATTCTCTACGATGACGCCGAGCACATCAGCCTCGCAACCCTCGCACCCGACCTGTTGTGCATCACCTACAATGGCCTGTCCAAGGCATACCGCGTTGCAGGTTACCGTGCAGGCTGGATGGTGATCACCGGGCCAAAGCAGTACGCCCGCGGTTTCATCGAAGGTCTCGAACTCCTCGCCGGCACTCGCCTATGCCCGAATGTCCCTGCTCAGCATGCCATTCAGGTAGCACTCGGCGGCCGTCAGTCCATCTACGATCTCACCGGTGAGCACGGTCGACTTCTCGAGCAGCGCAACGTCACGTGGGAAAAACTCAATGAGATCCCAGGTGTCAGCTGCGTCAAACCCATGGGCGCGCTGTACGCCTTCCCGAAGTTGGACCCCAACGTCTACGAAATTCATGACGACACCCAACTCATGCTCGACCTCCTGCGCGCAGAGAAGATCCTCATGGTTCAGGGCACCGGCTTTAACTGGCCTAAGCCTGATCACTTCCGCGTGGTCACATTGCCATGGGCATCCCAGCTAGAAAACGCCATTGAGCGTTTGGGCAACTTCCTGTCCACGTACAAGCAATAG